A single Filimonas effusa DNA region contains:
- the recF gene encoding DNA replication/repair protein RecF (All proteins in this family for which functions are known are DNA-binding proteins that assist the filamentation of RecA onto DNA for the initiation of recombination or recombinational repair.): MLQLTNIVLTQFRNYVYESFSFPERITGIYGLNGSGKTNLLDAIYYLCFTRSYFSRTDAQSVHHGLQGMRLEGRMVRQEQEEKLVCIVRENNRKEFQVNDEAYKKFSDHIGRYPCVMITPDDTVLITAGSEERRKFIDTLLSQLSSDYLQQLIEYNKILQQRNSLLKAAAEQQRLDSALLEILDEQLIVRGNFIYQQRVQFIDTFIPYVQEQYFSIAGKNDEVMLQYDSQLHQTSFAALLQQNKQRDLYLQRTGAGIHKDDLNLTMNGQPFKTLASQGQRKSLLFAIKLAEFLILKDHKGFPPILLLDDVFEKLDASRMHNLLQKVCINEQGQVFITDTHKERLEAAFEQLQVKGNLIGVSADA, encoded by the coding sequence ATGTTACAGTTAACAAACATTGTCCTAACACAATTCCGCAACTATGTATATGAGTCGTTCAGTTTTCCTGAGCGCATCACCGGTATTTACGGGTTAAATGGCAGCGGCAAGACCAACCTGCTGGATGCTATTTATTACCTGTGTTTTACGCGCAGTTATTTTTCGCGTACCGATGCGCAGAGCGTACATCATGGACTGCAGGGCATGCGCCTGGAAGGCAGGATGGTAAGGCAGGAGCAGGAGGAAAAACTGGTTTGTATTGTTCGGGAGAACAACCGGAAAGAATTCCAGGTGAACGATGAAGCGTATAAAAAGTTTTCGGATCATATAGGCCGTTATCCTTGTGTGATGATCACGCCGGATGATACTGTGCTGATCACTGCGGGAAGTGAAGAGCGCAGGAAGTTTATAGATACCCTGTTATCGCAATTATCATCGGATTATCTTCAGCAGCTTATAGAATACAACAAGATCTTACAACAGCGGAACAGCCTGCTGAAGGCAGCGGCGGAGCAGCAGCGACTGGATAGCGCCCTGCTGGAAATACTGGATGAACAGCTTATTGTGCGGGGTAATTTCATTTACCAGCAGCGGGTGCAGTTCATAGACACCTTTATCCCTTATGTGCAGGAACAATATTTTTCCATAGCCGGCAAAAATGATGAGGTGATGCTGCAATACGACAGTCAGCTGCACCAGACTTCCTTTGCGGCGCTGTTGCAGCAGAACAAACAGCGGGATCTTTACCTGCAACGCACCGGAGCAGGCATTCACAAAGACGATCTTAATCTAACGATGAATGGCCAGCCATTTAAAACACTTGCTTCACAGGGGCAGCGCAAGAGCCTGCTCTTTGCTATAAAACTGGCAGAGTTCCTTATCCTGAAAGATCATAAAGGCTTCCCTCCCATCCTGCTGCTCGATGATGTATTTGAAAAACTGGATGCTTCGAGGATGCATAATCTCCTGCAAAAAGTTTGTATCAACGAGCAGGGCCAGGTATTCATTACGGATACACACAAAGAGCGGCTGGAAGCTGCTTTTGAACAACTGCAGGTAAAAGGCAATCTTATTGGCGTTAGCGCCGACGCGTGA
- a CDS encoding SDR family NAD(P)-dependent oxidoreductase: protein MKRLQFKNKWVMVTGASSGLGQEISRQLAFNHQANLIIVARREEKLTALKHELEQGAGIQVKTIAADLSNAADIERVLQESLTSNALYGAILNAGVTYFGRHTALSWQQFEAILQTNVVGVVRMTNGLVAHFEQSGREGGLMLVSSMAAIYPAPYQAAYSASKAFILSFGNALSHELQNKDFSITVYAPGGIATEMTAAEQFGELKSWLMPVKQAAREAIYAFAHRKYNYIPGFTNRLGSRFMALLPKKFIAGKMGVIYLKSLMKMDGR, encoded by the coding sequence ATGAAGCGTTTGCAGTTCAAAAACAAATGGGTAATGGTTACGGGGGCCTCGTCGGGGCTGGGCCAGGAGATCTCGCGCCAGTTGGCATTCAACCACCAGGCCAACCTTATCATCGTAGCCCGCCGTGAAGAGAAATTAACAGCGTTAAAGCACGAACTGGAGCAAGGCGCCGGTATCCAGGTAAAGACCATCGCAGCTGATCTATCCAATGCTGCGGATATAGAACGGGTGTTACAGGAAAGCCTTACGAGCAATGCGCTCTACGGTGCTATTCTCAATGCAGGCGTTACTTATTTCGGCAGGCATACCGCTTTATCGTGGCAACAGTTTGAAGCGATATTACAGACGAATGTAGTAGGTGTAGTACGTATGACAAACGGGTTGGTGGCCCATTTTGAACAATCGGGCCGGGAAGGGGGATTAATGCTGGTTTCAAGCATGGCAGCCATTTATCCTGCGCCTTACCAGGCGGCTTATTCTGCATCAAAAGCGTTCATCCTGAGCTTTGGCAATGCGCTTTCGCATGAATTACAGAACAAGGATTTTTCGATCACCGTATATGCTCCGGGTGGCATTGCCACTGAAATGACGGCGGCAGAACAGTTTGGAGAACTGAAAAGCTGGCTGATGCCTGTTAAGCAGGCTGCCAGAGAAGCTATTTATGCTTTCGCCCACCGCAAGTACAATTACATACCCGGGTTCACGAACCGGCTTGGCAGCAGGTTCATGGCTTTGTTGCCCAAGAAATTCATTGCCGGTAAAATGGGGGTGATTTATTTGAAGTCGCTGATGAAAATGGATGGCAGATGA